Proteins found in one Paraburkholderia caballeronis genomic segment:
- the gspE gene encoding type II secretion system ATPase GspE, whose amino-acid sequence MNTPRTEPRPAAGPASAAPAAGAAAAPREAPSPLAARLVPYSFARSGQILVAHQRPEGLEVWISERTTNAALAEVARNFGALSIVRMPADELAQAINQAYARQDGSAAQVVGEVEGEVDLSRLMQDIPEVEDLLESEDDAPIIRMINALLTQAAREQASDIHIEPFENASVVRFRVDGTLRDVVRPKKALHGALISRIKIMAQLDIAEKRLPQDGRITLRVGGRPVDVRVSTLPTGHGERAVLRLLEKDAQRLNLEALGMASDTLGQFDQLIGKPHGIVLVTGPTGSGKTTTLYASMSRLETATTNIMTVEDPIEYDLSGIGQTQVNERIGMTFARALRSILRQDPDIIMIGEIRDLETAQIAVQASLTGHLVLATLHTNDAASAVTRLTDMGVEPYLLASSLLGVLAQRLVRQLCPHCKEERVEDDGQRRWHPVGCDRCGNSGYAGRRGVYELLTVDEPIRALIHRNAADAEILAAGRAQGMRTLREDGNRWLAAGTTSLEEVLRVTGGV is encoded by the coding sequence GTGAACACGCCGCGAACGGAGCCCCGGCCTGCCGCCGGACCCGCTTCGGCCGCGCCCGCGGCAGGCGCCGCTGCCGCGCCGCGCGAAGCGCCGTCGCCGCTCGCCGCCCGTCTCGTGCCGTACAGCTTTGCGAGAAGCGGCCAGATCCTCGTCGCGCATCAGCGTCCGGAAGGCCTCGAAGTGTGGATCAGCGAGCGCACGACGAACGCCGCGCTCGCGGAGGTCGCGCGCAATTTCGGCGCGCTGTCGATCGTGCGGATGCCGGCCGACGAACTCGCGCAGGCGATCAACCAGGCCTACGCGCGCCAGGACGGCAGCGCCGCGCAGGTGGTCGGCGAGGTCGAAGGCGAAGTGGACCTGTCGCGGCTGATGCAGGACATTCCCGAAGTCGAGGACCTGCTGGAGTCCGAGGACGACGCGCCGATCATCCGGATGATCAACGCGCTGCTTACCCAGGCCGCGCGCGAACAGGCGTCGGACATCCACATCGAGCCGTTCGAGAACGCGTCGGTCGTGCGCTTTCGGGTGGACGGCACGCTGCGCGACGTCGTGCGCCCGAAGAAGGCGCTGCACGGTGCGCTGATCTCGCGGATCAAGATCATGGCGCAGCTCGACATCGCGGAAAAACGTCTGCCGCAGGACGGCCGCATCACGCTGCGCGTCGGCGGCCGGCCGGTCGACGTGCGCGTGTCGACGCTGCCGACCGGCCACGGCGAGCGCGCGGTGCTGCGTCTGCTCGAAAAGGACGCGCAGCGCCTGAACCTCGAAGCGCTCGGCATGGCGTCCGACACGCTCGGCCAGTTCGACCAGCTGATCGGCAAGCCGCACGGCATCGTGCTCGTGACCGGCCCGACCGGCTCCGGCAAGACGACGACGCTGTACGCGTCGATGTCGCGGCTCGAAACCGCGACGACGAACATCATGACCGTCGAGGACCCGATCGAATACGACCTGTCCGGCATCGGCCAGACCCAGGTGAACGAGCGGATCGGGATGACGTTCGCGCGCGCGCTGCGCTCGATCCTGCGGCAAGACCCGGACATCATCATGATCGGCGAAATCCGCGACCTCGAAACCGCGCAGATCGCGGTGCAGGCATCGCTGACCGGCCACCTCGTGCTCGCGACGCTGCACACGAACGACGCGGCGTCGGCGGTCACGCGGCTCACCGACATGGGCGTCGAGCCGTATCTGCTCGCGTCGTCGCTGCTCGGCGTGCTCGCGCAGCGGCTCGTGCGGCAGCTCTGCCCGCACTGCAAGGAAGAACGCGTCGAGGACGACGGCCAGCGCCGCTGGCATCCGGTCGGTTGCGACCGCTGCGGGAATTCGGGCTACGCGGGCCGGCGCGGCGTGTACGAACTGCTGACCGTCGACGAGCCGATTCGCGCGCTGATCCATCGCAACGCGGCCGACGCGGAGATTCTCGCGGCCGGCCGCGCGCAGGGCATGCGCACGCTGCGCGAGGACGGCAACCGCTGGCTCGCGGCCGGCACGACGTCGCTCGAAGAAGTGCTGCGCGTGACGGGCGGAGTGTAA
- the gspD gene encoding type II secretion system secretin GspD, which yields MALRRIVTALLVGGLLSVQVAHAQVTLNFVNADIDQVAKAIGAATGKTIIVDPRVKGQLNLVSENPVPEDQALKTLQSALRMQGFSLVQDHGVLKVVPEADAKLQGVPTYVGNAPTARGDQVITQVFALRNESANNLLPVLRPLISPNNTIAAYPSNNTLVVTDYADNVRRIASIIAGVDSAAGQQVQVVPLRNANALDIAPTLSKMLDPGSIGGSDPTLKVSVVADPRTNSLMLRASNAQRLAAAKQLAKQLDLPTEMPGNIHVVPLRNADAVQLAKTLRGMLGKGGSDTSSSGSGKANSFSEGSGSSSSSTGTAGTPPLPGGSTGSSLGSSSTSGGSSYGSGSGSGGSGDAPFLGDKSDSDDSNPAGGMIQADPPTNSLIITAPEAVYRNLRAVIDQLDARRAQVYIEALIVELNSDTNANLGIQWQIGTGAVLGGTNLATGGGNSIVNLTAAAAAGGGLAGALAGTQGGLQQGLNLGWVHNIFGVQGLGALLQALSQTSDANVLSTPNLITLDNQEAKIVVGTNVPIQTGSYSNLTSSTASTAFNTFDRVDVGLTLHIKPQITAGGILKLTLYTEDSAIVNGTTNVATNPSGPEFTKRSIQSTVLADNGEIIVLGGLMQDNYQVSNSKVPLLGDIPWLGQLFRSENKTRSKTNLMVFLRPVIVNDRDTAQAVTANRYDYIQGVTGAYRSDNNLIKDRDDPVVPPMPLGPSQGGSALNLFDLDRMRRQQVVGVPPTAPAAASNAAGVNAYAVPGGSSGTAQPQSAQPDVPVQTIPPAQMVPPVQTIQPTQPVPIAPGAQQ from the coding sequence TTGGCTTTGCGCCGCATCGTGACGGCGCTGCTGGTGGGCGGACTCCTTTCGGTGCAGGTCGCCCACGCGCAGGTGACGCTCAACTTCGTGAACGCCGACATCGACCAGGTCGCCAAGGCGATCGGCGCGGCGACCGGCAAGACGATCATCGTCGATCCGCGCGTGAAGGGCCAGCTGAACCTGGTATCGGAGAACCCCGTCCCCGAAGACCAGGCGCTGAAGACGCTGCAATCCGCGCTGCGGATGCAGGGTTTCTCGCTCGTGCAGGATCATGGCGTGCTGAAGGTCGTCCCCGAGGCGGACGCGAAGCTGCAAGGCGTGCCGACCTACGTCGGCAACGCGCCGACCGCGCGCGGCGACCAGGTGATCACGCAGGTGTTCGCGCTCAGGAACGAATCCGCGAACAACCTGCTGCCGGTGCTGCGCCCGCTGATCTCGCCGAACAACACGATCGCGGCCTATCCGTCGAACAACACGCTCGTCGTCACCGATTACGCGGACAACGTGCGCCGCATCGCGTCGATCATCGCGGGCGTCGATTCGGCCGCCGGCCAGCAGGTGCAGGTCGTGCCGCTGCGCAACGCGAACGCGCTCGACATCGCGCCGACGCTGTCGAAGATGCTCGACCCGGGTTCGATCGGCGGCTCCGACCCGACGCTGAAGGTGTCGGTCGTCGCCGATCCGCGCACCAACTCGCTGATGCTGCGCGCGTCGAACGCCCAGCGGCTCGCGGCCGCGAAGCAGCTCGCGAAGCAGCTCGACCTGCCGACCGAGATGCCGGGCAACATCCACGTCGTGCCGCTGCGCAACGCCGACGCCGTGCAGCTCGCGAAGACGCTGCGCGGGATGCTCGGCAAGGGCGGCAGCGACACGTCGTCGTCCGGTTCGGGCAAGGCGAACTCGTTCAGCGAAGGCTCCGGCAGCAGCAGCTCGTCGACCGGGACGGCCGGCACGCCGCCGCTGCCGGGCGGTTCGACGGGCTCGTCGCTCGGCAGCAGTTCGACGTCGGGCGGCTCGTCGTATGGAAGCGGTAGCGGTAGCGGCGGCAGCGGCGACGCGCCGTTCCTCGGCGACAAGAGCGACAGCGACGACTCGAACCCGGCGGGCGGCATGATCCAGGCGGACCCGCCGACCAACTCGCTGATCATCACCGCGCCGGAGGCGGTGTACCGCAACCTGCGGGCCGTGATCGACCAGCTCGACGCGCGGCGCGCGCAGGTCTACATCGAGGCGCTGATCGTCGAGCTGAACTCGGACACCAACGCCAATCTCGGCATCCAGTGGCAGATCGGCACCGGCGCGGTGCTGGGCGGGACCAATCTTGCCACCGGCGGCGGCAACAGCATCGTCAACCTGACGGCGGCGGCAGCGGCCGGCGGCGGCCTCGCGGGGGCGCTCGCCGGCACCCAGGGCGGACTCCAGCAAGGCCTGAATCTCGGCTGGGTGCACAATATCTTCGGCGTGCAGGGGCTCGGCGCGCTGCTGCAGGCGCTGTCGCAGACGAGCGACGCGAACGTGCTGTCCACGCCTAACCTCATCACGCTCGACAACCAGGAAGCGAAGATCGTCGTCGGCACGAACGTGCCGATCCAGACCGGCTCGTATTCGAACCTGACGAGCAGCACCGCGAGCACGGCGTTCAACACGTTCGACCGCGTCGACGTCGGCCTGACGCTGCACATCAAGCCGCAGATCACGGCCGGCGGCATCCTGAAGCTGACGCTCTACACGGAGGACTCCGCGATCGTGAACGGCACGACCAACGTGGCGACCAATCCGTCCGGCCCCGAGTTCACCAAGCGTTCGATCCAGTCGACCGTGCTCGCCGACAACGGCGAGATCATCGTGCTCGGCGGGCTGATGCAGGATAACTACCAGGTCAGCAACAGCAAGGTGCCGCTGCTCGGCGACATTCCGTGGCTCGGCCAGTTGTTCCGCTCGGAGAACAAGACGCGCTCGAAGACCAACCTGATGGTGTTTCTGCGTCCGGTGATCGTCAACGATCGCGACACCGCGCAGGCGGTGACGGCGAACCGCTACGACTACATTCAGGGCGTGACGGGTGCGTACCGCTCCGACAACAACCTGATCAAGGACCGGGACGACCCGGTGGTGCCGCCGATGCCGCTCGGCCCGAGCCAGGGCGGCTCGGCGCTGAACCTGTTCGATCTCGACCGGATGCGGCGTCAGCAGGTGGTGGGAGTGCCGCCCACGGCGCCCGCTGCCGCGAGCAACGCGGCCGGCGTGAACGCGTATGCGGTGCCTGGCGGCAGCAGCGGCACGGCGCAGCCGCAGTCCGCACAGCCGGATGTGCCGGTGCAGACGATCCCGCCTGCGCAAATGGTCCCGCCCGTGCAGACGATCCAGCCGACCCAGCCGGTGCCGATCGCGCCGGGAGCGCAACAGTGA
- a CDS encoding lytic transglycosylase domain-containing protein: MKPFRAVALAVAALSAAGAAAPAHADCFDEAARYQKVNPLILRAIAWQESHNHPDALHRNANGSTDYGVMQINSVHLPTLSQYGISSSTLMEPCKNVYIAAWHLRQKMNKYGNTWAAVGAYHSETPPLRDRYAQQIADILRKWNLLTR; encoded by the coding sequence ATGAAACCGTTCCGAGCCGTTGCGTTAGCCGTCGCCGCGTTGAGCGCGGCGGGTGCGGCCGCGCCGGCGCACGCGGACTGTTTCGACGAAGCCGCGCGCTACCAGAAGGTGAATCCGCTGATCCTGCGCGCGATCGCATGGCAGGAGTCGCACAATCACCCGGACGCGCTTCACAGGAATGCGAACGGCTCGACCGACTACGGCGTCATGCAGATCAACTCGGTCCATCTGCCGACGCTGTCCCAGTACGGGATCTCGTCGTCCACGCTGATGGAGCCGTGCAAGAACGTGTACATCGCCGCGTGGCATCTGCGCCAGAAGATGAACAAGTACGGCAACACATGGGCGGCGGTCGGCGCGTATCACTCCGAGACGCCGCCGCTGCGCGACCGCTACGCGCAGCAGATCGCCGACATCCTGCGCAAGTGGAACCTGCTGACGCGCTAG
- the zigA gene encoding zinc metallochaperone GTPase ZigA: MNPPPLPVTVLAGFLGAGKTTLLNHILANRAGLRVAVIVNDLASVNIDAALVRDASALSHVEERLVEMSNGCICCTLRDDLLTEIRRLADEKRFDAILIESTGIAEPMPIAETFTFVDDDGVSLADVARLDTMVTVVDAFNFLRDYASADALAERGIAATEEDDRTLVELLIEQVEFCDVLVVNKADLVGADELAKLQRILARINPRAVQIVSRFGAVPLGEVLNTGRFDFDAAAAAPGWLASLHDHDHGHHGEADEFGIGHFVYRARRPFHPERLWALLHEEWKGVLRSKGFFWLATRNDVAGSLSQAGGACRHGPAGMWWAAQPRDTWPQDDELAKEIAADWHGDPDDMRIGDRRQELVMIGVDLDHAAWQAKLDACLLTDAEFAAGPDAWRHYADPFPSWDVDDDDHDGEGEIVHRDD; this comes from the coding sequence ATGAATCCGCCGCCCCTGCCCGTCACCGTGCTCGCCGGTTTCCTCGGCGCCGGCAAGACCACGCTGCTCAACCATATTCTCGCGAACCGCGCCGGACTGCGCGTCGCGGTGATCGTCAACGACCTCGCGTCCGTGAACATCGACGCGGCGCTGGTGCGCGACGCGTCCGCGCTGTCGCACGTCGAGGAACGGCTCGTCGAGATGTCGAACGGCTGCATCTGCTGCACGCTGCGCGACGATCTGCTGACCGAGATCCGCCGGCTCGCGGACGAAAAACGCTTCGACGCGATCCTGATCGAATCGACCGGCATCGCGGAGCCGATGCCGATCGCCGAGACGTTCACGTTCGTCGACGACGACGGCGTGTCGCTCGCGGACGTCGCGCGGCTCGACACGATGGTCACTGTCGTCGACGCGTTCAATTTCCTGCGCGACTACGCGAGCGCCGACGCGCTCGCCGAACGCGGGATCGCGGCGACTGAAGAAGACGACCGCACGCTGGTCGAACTGCTGATCGAGCAGGTCGAATTCTGCGACGTGCTCGTCGTGAACAAGGCGGACCTCGTCGGCGCGGACGAACTCGCGAAGCTGCAACGCATCCTCGCGCGGATCAATCCGCGCGCGGTGCAGATCGTCAGCCGCTTCGGCGCGGTGCCGCTCGGCGAGGTGCTGAACACGGGCCGCTTCGACTTCGACGCGGCCGCCGCGGCGCCCGGCTGGCTCGCGTCGCTGCACGATCACGACCACGGACATCACGGCGAAGCGGACGAGTTCGGCATCGGCCACTTCGTGTATCGCGCGCGGCGGCCGTTCCATCCGGAACGTCTGTGGGCGCTGCTGCACGAAGAATGGAAAGGCGTGCTGCGCAGCAAGGGTTTCTTCTGGCTCGCGACGCGCAACGACGTCGCCGGGTCGCTTTCGCAGGCGGGCGGCGCGTGCCGGCACGGACCGGCCGGCATGTGGTGGGCCGCGCAACCACGCGACACGTGGCCGCAAGACGACGAACTCGCGAAGGAAATCGCCGCGGACTGGCATGGCGACCCGGATGACATGCGCATCGGCGACCGTCGCCAGGAACTGGTGATGATCGGCGTCGATCTGGATCATGCCGCGTGGCAGGCGAAACTCGACGCCTGCCTGTTGACCGATGCCGAGTTCGCGGCCGGCCCCGACGCATGGCGGCATTACGCGGACCCGTTCCCGTCGTGGGATGTCGATGACGACGATCACGACGGCGAAGGCGAGATCGTCCATCGCGACGACTGA
- a CDS encoding HU family DNA-binding protein, with product MNKQELIDAVASQTGASKAQTGETLDTLLEVIKKSVSKGDAVQLIGFGSFGSGKRAARTGRNPKTGETIKIPAAKTVKFTAGKAFKDAVNKR from the coding sequence ATGAACAAACAGGAACTGATCGACGCCGTCGCTTCACAGACGGGCGCCAGCAAGGCGCAAACCGGCGAAACGCTGGACACGCTCCTCGAAGTGATCAAGAAGTCCGTGTCGAAGGGTGATGCGGTGCAACTGATCGGCTTCGGCAGCTTTGGTTCGGGCAAGCGCGCGGCACGTACGGGCCGTAACCCGAAGACGGGTGAAACCATCAAGATTCCGGCTGCGAAGACCGTCAAGTTCACGGCTGGCAAGGCGTTCAAGGACGCCGTCAACAAGCGCTGA
- the mnmC gene encoding bifunctional tRNA (5-methylaminomethyl-2-thiouridine)(34)-methyltransferase MnmD/FAD-dependent 5-carboxymethylaminomethyl-2-thiouridine(34) oxidoreductase MnmC has protein sequence MTTTLIPAELAFRDDGTPFSPVYGDIYHSASGAFAQSHYVFLHGNGLPERWHGRRIFTVMETGFGIGVNFLATWSAWRDDPARCERLHFVSIEKHPFARDDLRAVLDAVTADSPLTPLARELVDRWPMLVPGTHRLEFDGGRVTLTLAFGDAPDLLPKLWLRADAFYLDGFAPSKNPDLWSPAVFKALARVAGEHATFATWSSSGDVKRALEQNGFEYRKVDGFGTKHTMLVGRFAPRWRVRRYEPPLPFAADDRHAIVIGAGLAGCAIVERLAARGWRTTLIERHAAPAREASGNPAGVFHPLISRDDSSASRIARAGFLYALQSWAALEARGHAPVRGSGGLLHLATDDEARAVAAALRSFGYPSDYVQPVTREHARQIAGVDVAHDGWFYPHGGWIEPASLCRASCAAAGDALDARFGVRVERLERSGDEWVAFDEHAREIARAPVVVFANAHDAARVGAFAFAPTRIVRGQLTLVANSPLANLRVPVIGDGYAVPRPHGVTLAGATYEVDDADDAVRDAGHVENIERVASMLPDLRDALNATRSEAPAGRVAFRCVTSDRLPMLGALADEQAAARDAERLRGAWPLDLPRAPGLYGAFAYGSRGLVWSALGAELVASQIEGEPWPLERELADHVDPARFLQRALRQRTI, from the coding sequence ATGACCACCACCCTGATCCCCGCCGAACTCGCGTTTCGCGACGACGGCACACCGTTTTCGCCGGTGTACGGCGACATCTATCACAGCGCATCGGGCGCGTTCGCGCAGTCGCACTACGTGTTTTTGCACGGCAACGGACTGCCCGAACGCTGGCACGGCCGCCGGATTTTCACCGTGATGGAAACCGGCTTCGGAATAGGCGTGAACTTCCTCGCGACGTGGTCCGCATGGCGCGACGATCCCGCTCGCTGCGAGCGGCTGCATTTCGTGTCGATCGAAAAACATCCGTTCGCGCGCGACGATCTGCGCGCGGTGCTCGATGCGGTGACGGCCGATTCGCCGCTGACGCCGCTCGCGCGCGAACTCGTCGATCGCTGGCCGATGCTCGTGCCCGGCACGCATCGGCTCGAATTCGACGGCGGCCGCGTGACGTTGACGCTCGCGTTCGGCGACGCGCCCGATCTGCTGCCGAAGCTGTGGCTGCGCGCGGATGCGTTTTATCTGGACGGCTTCGCGCCATCGAAGAATCCGGACCTGTGGTCGCCCGCGGTGTTCAAGGCGCTCGCGCGCGTCGCCGGCGAGCACGCGACGTTCGCGACGTGGAGCAGTTCCGGCGACGTGAAGCGCGCGCTCGAACAGAACGGCTTCGAATACCGGAAGGTCGACGGCTTCGGCACGAAGCACACGATGCTCGTCGGCCGCTTCGCGCCGCGCTGGCGCGTGCGCCGCTACGAGCCGCCGCTGCCGTTCGCGGCGGACGACCGCCATGCGATCGTGATCGGCGCGGGCCTCGCCGGCTGCGCGATCGTCGAGCGGCTCGCCGCGCGCGGCTGGCGCACGACGTTGATCGAACGTCATGCTGCGCCCGCGCGCGAAGCGTCCGGCAATCCGGCCGGCGTGTTCCATCCGCTGATCTCGCGCGACGACAGCAGCGCATCGCGGATCGCGCGCGCCGGGTTCCTGTACGCGCTGCAAAGCTGGGCCGCGCTCGAAGCGCGCGGTCACGCGCCGGTGCGCGGCAGCGGCGGCCTGCTGCATCTCGCGACCGACGACGAAGCGCGCGCGGTCGCGGCCGCACTTCGTTCGTTCGGCTATCCATCGGATTATGTGCAGCCGGTCACGCGCGAACACGCGCGGCAGATCGCCGGCGTCGACGTCGCTCACGACGGCTGGTTCTATCCGCACGGCGGCTGGATCGAACCGGCATCGTTGTGCCGCGCATCGTGCGCCGCGGCCGGCGACGCGCTCGATGCGCGCTTCGGCGTGCGCGTCGAACGGCTCGAACGAAGCGGCGACGAATGGGTCGCGTTCGACGAACACGCGCGCGAAATCGCGCGTGCGCCAGTGGTCGTGTTCGCGAACGCGCACGACGCGGCGCGCGTGGGCGCATTCGCATTCGCGCCGACGCGCATCGTGCGCGGCCAGTTGACGCTCGTGGCGAACAGTCCGCTCGCGAACCTGCGCGTGCCGGTAATCGGCGACGGTTACGCGGTGCCGCGACCGCACGGCGTCACGCTCGCCGGCGCGACCTACGAAGTCGACGACGCGGACGACGCGGTGCGCGATGCCGGTCATGTCGAGAACATCGAACGCGTGGCGTCGATGCTGCCGGACCTGCGCGACGCATTAAACGCGACGCGCAGCGAAGCGCCCGCCGGCCGCGTCGCGTTTCGCTGCGTGACGAGCGACCGGCTGCCGATGCTCGGCGCGCTCGCCGACGAGCAGGCGGCCGCACGCGACGCCGAACGGCTTCGCGGCGCGTGGCCGCTCGACCTGCCGCGCGCGCCCGGTCTTTATGGCGCGTTCGCGTATGGATCGCGCGGGCTGGTCTGGTCCGCGCTCGGCGCGGAACTGGTCGCGTCGCAGATCGAAGGCGAGCCGTGGCCGCTGGAACGCGAACTGGCCGACCACGTCGATCCCGCGCGTTTCCTGCAACGCGCGCTGCGCCAGCGCACCATCTAA
- a CDS encoding cation:proton antiporter, with protein MKSAFSFFPAWPLHPDGIFWVGLALLAAGLCGELCYRAWRVPRISGYAVIGLIAGSAGFGVINGDIAVAARPLLDVALGLLLFELGSRLDLRWIRRNPWLILSSIAEATLTFVLVLAVLLFLNVSVMVSLVVASIAMATSPAMVIQLKTELRAEGQVTQRLLTLTALNSMYAVVVVKLASGWLHQEIYGNVFATILQPLYLLVGSLVLAYLLARACVLFYRRLSPQDEHSFVALFGLVLLAIALAHLLKLSTILSLLAAGIIVKNLEAKPQLWPQHFGTAGWLLTVMLFVLTMTVFEWRDVVTGGVAAAGLIVARLVAKLVGVLAFAKPSGLHWKQGVALGLSLSPMSALALLLVDDTYDLYPNFDPQLSAIVMCSIVVLQVVGPWLVYRSLALVGERREG; from the coding sequence ATGAAGTCGGCGTTTTCGTTCTTTCCCGCCTGGCCGTTGCACCCGGACGGCATTTTCTGGGTGGGCCTCGCGCTGCTCGCGGCCGGTCTGTGCGGCGAGCTGTGTTATCGGGCGTGGCGCGTGCCGCGCATTTCCGGTTATGCGGTGATCGGGCTCATCGCCGGCTCGGCCGGCTTCGGTGTAATCAACGGCGACATCGCGGTCGCCGCCCGCCCGCTGCTCGACGTCGCGCTCGGCCTGCTGCTGTTCGAGCTCGGCAGCCGGCTCGACCTGCGCTGGATCCGGCGTAACCCCTGGTTGATCCTGTCAAGCATCGCGGAGGCGACGCTCACGTTCGTGCTCGTGCTCGCGGTGCTGCTGTTCCTGAACGTGTCGGTGATGGTGTCGCTCGTCGTCGCGTCGATCGCGATGGCCACGTCGCCGGCCATGGTGATCCAGCTGAAGACCGAACTGCGCGCGGAAGGCCAGGTCACGCAGCGTCTGTTGACGCTCACCGCGCTGAACAGCATGTACGCGGTCGTCGTCGTGAAGCTCGCGTCCGGCTGGCTGCACCAGGAGATCTACGGCAACGTGTTCGCGACGATCCTGCAGCCGCTGTATCTGCTCGTCGGCTCGCTGGTGCTCGCGTATCTGCTCGCGCGCGCATGCGTGCTGTTCTATCGCCGGCTCAGTCCGCAGGACGAGCATTCGTTCGTCGCGCTGTTCGGCCTCGTGCTGCTCGCGATCGCGCTCGCGCATCTGCTGAAGCTGTCGACGATCCTGAGCCTGCTGGCCGCCGGCATCATCGTGAAGAATCTCGAAGCGAAGCCGCAGTTATGGCCGCAGCATTTCGGCACCGCCGGCTGGCTGCTCACCGTGATGCTGTTCGTGCTGACGATGACCGTGTTCGAATGGCGCGACGTCGTGACGGGCGGCGTCGCGGCGGCCGGGCTGATCGTCGCGCGGCTCGTCGCGAAGCTGGTCGGCGTGCTCGCGTTCGCGAAGCCGAGCGGGCTGCACTGGAAGCAGGGGGTTGCGCTCGGGCTGTCGCTGTCGCCGATGTCGGCGCTCGCGCTGCTGCTCGTCGACGATACCTACGACCTTTATCCGAACTTCGATCCGCAACTGAGCGCGATCGTGATGTGCTCGATCGTCGTGCTGCAGGTCGTCGGGCCGTGGCTCGTGTACCGGTCGCTCGCGCTCGTCGGTGAGCGGAGGGAGGGGTAG
- a CDS encoding YbdK family carboxylate-amine ligase: MSLEPFVDSKPFTFGIELEMQIVNTHDYDLTKAGSDLMRLVKDQEIPGNITPEITESMIELSTGICTTHEQAVADLRKIRDTLVAAADRLNVGLCGGGTHAFQQWSERRIVDTPRFQYLSELYGYLAKQFTVFGQHVHIGCPDPDSALFLLHSLSRFIPHFIALSASSPYVQGVDTGFHSARLNSVFAFPLSGRAPFVLTWDGFKDYFSKMVHTGVVNSMKDFYWDIRPKPGFGTIEVRVMDTPLSVERAAAIACYIQTLARHLLIDRPVTPLEDDYLVYTFNRFQACRFGLAGTCVNPQTNERRTISEDILDTLEQIAPHGDALGSTRALTEIGTIARNQMNDATWLREVVTEERSLHEAVRQQCLRWRA; encoded by the coding sequence ATGTCACTCGAACCGTTTGTCGATTCGAAACCGTTTACATTCGGAATCGAACTCGAAATGCAGATCGTGAACACGCACGACTACGATCTGACCAAGGCCGGCAGCGACCTGATGCGGCTCGTAAAGGACCAGGAGATACCCGGCAACATCACGCCGGAAATCACCGAAAGCATGATCGAGCTGTCCACCGGCATCTGCACGACACACGAGCAGGCGGTCGCCGACCTGCGCAAGATCCGCGACACGCTGGTCGCCGCAGCGGACCGGCTGAACGTGGGGCTGTGCGGCGGCGGCACGCACGCGTTCCAGCAGTGGAGCGAGCGGCGCATCGTCGATACGCCGCGCTTCCAGTACCTCTCCGAACTGTACGGCTACCTCGCGAAGCAGTTCACCGTGTTCGGCCAGCACGTGCACATCGGCTGCCCGGACCCGGACAGCGCACTGTTCCTGCTGCATTCGCTGTCGCGCTTCATTCCGCACTTCATCGCGCTGTCGGCGTCGTCGCCGTACGTGCAGGGCGTCGACACCGGCTTCCATTCGGCGCGCCTGAACTCGGTGTTCGCGTTTCCGCTGTCGGGCCGCGCGCCGTTCGTGCTCACGTGGGACGGCTTCAAGGACTATTTCTCGAAGATGGTCCACACCGGCGTCGTCAACAGCATGAAAGACTTCTACTGGGACATCCGGCCGAAGCCCGGCTTCGGCACGATCGAGGTGCGCGTGATGGACACGCCGCTGTCGGTCGAACGCGCGGCGGCGATCGCGTGCTACATCCAGACGCTCGCGCGTCATTTGCTGATCGACCGGCCGGTCACTCCACTGGAGGACGACTACCTCGTGTACACGTTCAACCGGTTCCAGGCGTGCCGCTTCGGACTCGCGGGCACCTGCGTGAATCCGCAGACGAATGAGCGCCGCACGATTTCCGAGGACATCCTCGACACGCTCGAACAGATCGCGCCGCACGGCGACGCACTCGGCTCGACGCGCGCGTTGACCGAGATCGGCACGATCGCGCGCAATCAGATGAACGACGCGACATGGCTACGGGAAGTGGTCACGGAGGAGCGTTCGCTGCATGAAGCCGTTCGCCAGCAGTGCCTGCGCTGGCGCGCCTGA